DNA sequence from the bacterium genome:
GGCCCGCTCCGTCGAGGGGATCGCGCGATAGGTCCCATGGACGCCCGCGACGTCACGCGACGCGCCGTCGCGGCCGACCAGCACGGGCCCGCCCTCGAGCCCGACCTCGATCGTGATCAGCGCGTTGAAGCCGTCAATCAGGAGTTCCCTCCCGGACCAGCCCGACGCGGGCACATGGGCCCGGCGCCTGGTTGCAACGCTGTCGTCGCTCGCGGCAGCCCGCCAGACGGCCGCGCGTTGCCTTCGCCGCAGCTGGTGTCGGTCGCCGACCAGCGCGAGCGACGACGGCAGCGCGTACCCGCGGGAGAGCAGCCAGCTGAGCTCTCCGACCGCTCGCGAGAGCGTGGGCACGGCCCCCTCCCCGAACCACCTGGCATCCCTCGCGTCCGGCCCCCTCGGCATGCTAAGACCCTACCTCTCTCGCTGGCATGCCACTTTCGTTGCTCTCTGCATCGAAGCCCATCGAGCACGGCCACGGTGTCCGGCCTCGCGGTCGAGGCAGGAAGCCCAGTCGCGGCATGGATCCCCGGAGCCGGGGAACACGAACGACCTGCGGAGTACGCCATGGACGGGGCGCCGTGGCGAGCGT
Encoded proteins:
- a CDS encoding DUF434 domain-containing protein; the protein is MPTLSRAVGELSWLLSRGYALPSSLALVGDRHQLRRRQRAAVWRAAASDDSVATRRRAHVPASGWSGRELLIDGFNALITIEVGLEGGPVLVGRDGASRDVAGVHGTYRAIPSTERAIRLALDAGGRHGASACHWFFDRNVSNSGRTADRVRALMREVGLGGEVAVVDSADPLLKRRQGIVCSSDGPVLDRVAAWTDMPGEALGDVAYWRIELGGPAGA